The Hippoglossus hippoglossus isolate fHipHip1 chromosome 21, fHipHip1.pri, whole genome shotgun sequence genomic sequence GAAATGCTGTATAACGTAAATGAAGTTAATTTCAACTTCTCATTCAGTTTTTATGCTCGTCCTCTAGTTTATGCAGCGTCTTTTTCTCCGAAGAAAGACAAACCATCCAAATGAGATGTCAATAGAAAAACAGTCCAAAGTTCCAAAAAGGTTGGGAACCCCAGCTCCATACGGTGCACAGGAAGTGAATTGAAGTATTGAGGTGATATTAGTACACACCTTGAATGGTGGCCAGGGTGCTGTTACTCAAGAAGGCAGGACTGAGGCCATTGGCAGTCAGACTGAGCAGGgcccccctacacacacaaacatagatGAAGATCATATAGGTCAAAGGAGAAAAGCAAGCAAGTATTCTCTAAGCAAGATTAACAGAGGTTAGAATTAGATGACCAGTTGGACCATAGCCAGTACTAACCCTTGAGGGAACTGGGAGGAGGCCATCAGTCCTGGGTTgagccctgcagcagcagcagccatagCAGCAAAGCTAGCGCTGGTGGGTAACTGAGCCCCCTGCAGTGCTGCAGTGAGCCCCGGGGACGCCACCATCACCTGACCTGTCCCCAAAGTGGTGGCTATGGATGTCGGGGCCTGGGAAAAGATGGTCGCCGCCTGGGTGATAGCCTTGCTCTCCGCGGTCGTGGACAGAATAGTCGGGGATGGGCTTAAAGACGGAGAGCTGGCTGTGGTGAGCATGGGTGAAGTGGAGATGACGGATGCAGTGTTTGTAGCTCCAGCTGTTGTGCCTTTTGGGGAAAAtagggagaaaataaaagaaataaaagttaaCCTTAAATTCTATTATTTTGTGTGATAAGGAAAACACTttcaaaaaaagcaaacacacacacctgtgaaaGTCAAAGTGGAGACACTGGTGCTGGTGAGAGGCATCACTGGGTTTACAGTCAGAGTGGTGGGTGTTGAACTGCTCACAAGGCTTGCTGTGCTGGGCACCTGAGCAACAGAACAAGGGGAAGAATTGAAAACACTTCCGTTTCAGCATCAATGATCTACAACTACAAAAGGAAACACCTCTCCTGCGTCTCTACAAAATAGTTCTACAAGTATCATTATGTGTGAGTGTCCAACCTTACCAATGGGCTACTGGGGGTAAAGAGGGTTTTAATGGGGTTGCCGCATCCTCCACTGCTGGGCGGGTtaatcctcttctctttctgccGGCGATTGCAGAACCAGACCCGGATCACCTCCTTCTCCATGTTGAGCTGGTCAGCGATCATGGTGATCTCTTCAGAGGTAGGTTTTTGGTTCTGCTTGAAGAGGGCAAAGAAGCCAGGGATTCCCTGTCAGCACTGAGGAGACTAAATGATGGGCTACCTCCACGTCACATATATACTAACACAGTAGGATATTTTAAACAATCCTACTGTGTCCAAATGTTACAAATGTGTCTGTCTTATGTTTGGAATTTTGCACAATAAGCAACAAATGGCAAGCCCTAAGTTTTGCTTAATGTGAATAGAAACATACTTCCTGGTCAGATCAATATCGGTGACTTAAGGAGTAAGAGTTTCTCACCTCCAGAAAGCTCTTTTCTAAGGCCACTCGGATGTTGGTCTCAATACTAGTCCTCTTCTTCCGTCTGCGGTTAATCCCCTCAATGCCCATGCCTGGGGAGCCCAGAGCACTGGGGCTGGACAGGGCCTGGTCAGATGTCAGGTTCTCGGCACAAACAGCACCGGAACAAAGGAGAAGTAGGGAGGTAAAGACAAGGTACTGAAAACATACACAACTTGTCCTTCACCCTGTTCCTTGAGACAAATAAAGATGTGAGGAAAACAACTGGATGCACATGCAGGGGGATTAAAAGTATTATCTCCTTATTCCATTTGCCTCTGTTTGACTCATTCAGGTTGGTTCAGGGACAAACCTGCATCATTGAGCCACTTCTCCAGCAATGGCTTGAGTTTGCACATGTTCTTAAAGCTCAGGTTCAAGGCCTCAAAGCGAGAGATGGTGGTTTGGCTGAAGTCATTTCCATACAGCTTCCCCATGGCCAGGCCAACATCACCctagagacagagtgagacggTAATGTAAGTGCCAGGGTCACAATTCATTTTACTCACAGCAAACAATCCCCTTTGAGTCAATAATCCAATGTCTTATATATACTaagaaatatgtatatattaggGCTGTAACGATACTCAGAATCCACGGTTCGCTTCATACttcgttttattttttatatttttttggggggggggggggggtaaagacAAGGTACTGACCATTTCttggttttattaaaacaacaaaatttggaacagtaaagagaagaacactAGAGAACATGTTGAACTTGACTTCACATGAAACTACGTAAACAAAATAACCAAAGAATAGGAAAGAGGGggtttgtgtgcacatgtgtgtctcCCACAGTCTCAACATCCAGAGTTCAATCCGTATATTTACAAAGTCTGTTTCAGTCTCCCCACAAGCCCAACACAGTTCAGTTAAATCCAGTTCAAACATGGACGTCTCCACCACGGTCTCGGTTTTGGTTCAAGAATCGTTACAGCcccagtatatatatatatatatatatatatatatatatatatatatatatatatatatatatatatatatatatataaaagatgaGTGGAACTGCAAATCTGAGAATCACTGAACTATTGCGGATAACAAATCTATTCAGTCCTACACTCACCTGTGTGAAGCCCAGTTTAATGCGTCTCTGTTTGAAGGTCTTGGCAaactgctccagctcctccagatcACTCGGCTCCTCCAGAGTGGGGGTATCCAGCCGCTTGGGTGGTGTCTGACTGTGGAGGGACTGAATAGACGTGGCTGCTGGTGGAGTTGCAGGCTGCAGAAATATTCAATCGAAATATTCAATTTGACTGTTATTGAGGGGTCTGCAAAAGGGAGCAAAAGTCAAACTGTAGTAGAAAATACAAGCAAAGCCATAAACACAAGttttgtaatgtgttttttttcttataccTGGATTACTGATGGTGAAGTCAAACCAGTATAACTGAAACAGTTTAGCAGGTGGTGGACCTGCTTCGCTTCGTTACCAACCTGAGTTGCAAGGTTGATGTTAGGTTGAGTTGCCAGGAGGTTATGTTGGTTTGGAGGTAGATTTCGAAGGGCTTGCAATATGCCCGCAGAGTGAAAGACAAGGGAGGGAAAATCCAAAGAAATGTTAAATGACAATCCAATaatttgtctgtgtattttGTTCTGCATGCAAATGATACACTGCACGTGTGTAACTTACCTGGTTGGGGTTGTGACTGTGAGATGATGAACTGATGGGGTGCGGTGATGTGGTGGCCAGGCTGAACCAGAACAAACTGAGGCAGATTCTGCGGCTGTATCtgatggaggggaaaaaaaacacaatatgaatTACCACAATAATgtattgtgtttggtttttagtGATAATTTGTTTAGAGTGAAAGCAAAGATGAAAAATTACTGCAGTTTCATACTATCACACGGATGTCAGCTGCTGGTTCATTCAGTAAAATAATTCAGTGTTTGAGGTTTGCGTACTATTCGGAAAATTAATAACAATTATATTATCTGCACTCCCTTGGTACAGCAGTTATATGTTGTATGATGAGAATTTACATAAATCAATGGGATTTTGGCAAAAGTCTGTTCCTTTATTGTAACACAGAAACAATGTTAAACCCacaaaccagccaacaaacaaatggacaggggtgaaaacataacctcctcagtGGGGTCTGAAACGTGTTTAAAAGTCGTATTGAAAAAATCTAGTCTAATTTAACATGTTACATTAGGTcagttgtaaaataaatgtagtggtATTACTgctacttttttaaaaacaatactttGTGTTGCAACTTAAGACcaaatttaaacattaacaagttttgtgaaaatatgttttgaggATTTGCATGATTGTGTCATACTTGTGTGATCTGGATGGGCTGTGACAGCTGGGAAATGGGTGTGGCAGCAGACGCTGAGATGCTCGCCCCAGTGGTGCTGTTCTGCTGGTTGGCTGACTGCTGCACGGCTGCAGCCAGAAGCTGAGCCTGGGCCTGCTGGATCAACAGCTGCTGGTGTACTGGGGTCAGGGTCAACTGGAGAAATGttgacagagaggcagagacaagggaggtttcagagagagagagagagagagagagagagagagagagagagagagagagagagagagagagagagagagagagagagagagaagggaaacagaaaaacaataagcTTCCTTTAGAAAAATAAGTTTCCAGTATAATACAGACAGGACGAGTTAGTATTGTCACAATACTCAAGTTTTGGCTTCGATACCCATGTTAAGTTTCATTTCCATCATGTCTACTACAATACCACAGCAGGATTATGTTGTGACAAATGTAACACATTGTTCTTGACGAGGAATCCGTCTTAATTATGTACCTTAAGATAAACACTTAATTTGCTCCCTAGTATAGTAACAGCAGGTGGACTGCATTAGTTTATGCTGCTGCCAACTGCTGTTTAAATTGCTCCAGTTTACTGTCATGCAGTCGACATGAAGCTCTGCCTATTCCAATTTCTCATTTTGGTTATTCCAATTTGTACACACCCTAACAGGTCGAAGTTAAAGTGGATTCACCACCATACTGAATACATTTGGTTAAAGCACTGACTGTTTATGTAAATTTAACTTTTCACAAAGGTATCGAAGTAGTATTGAAACTTTGGCTATCATGGCAACACTAATATGAGCCCAGACAAGCAAAATGGAGGAAAGACTCATGCAGCTGAGCCGGTCAAAAGTGCAAATGATCATGTTGATGTCGTGTTCAAactcaaacatgcaaacactcCACATGCACAGAAGCCATTCACTCCCGCACAGCACGACAGCGAGCAGCCGCATTCAAGCCATCTGGTCTTCTCAACGACAGTACAGCCTTAGGTAGAAGATGGACATGAGTAGTGTTGTAAGGTCGGCCCAACCATGAGTGTAGAAACGCGAAGACTATGTCCAACGTGTCACTCCATGTCCGAGTATGGAGGAATTTGGACATAGCCTAACAACCACAAggatgaacagacagacaggcagaggagACACCAGCCTTAGCCACAGAATCAGGGCGAGCAATGGTTTCATCACCCGAGCTCTCCTGTTTGACGTTCGGGTGTTCAGGTGTCACCCCAGATGCATGGCTACGACTGGGTTTTAACTTTAGGTAGTGAGGCAACAGGCCACTTACTCCAGCAATCTGTCCCCCAGCCAACATTAGCTGTGTTTGAGGCAATACACTCTGCTGGACGGAGGCCGGAAGAGCACTCGAGTCTTCCAACTTAGACTAGTGGAGGTGAAGCAAAGAAGGGGGGGGCTTAGAGGACATTTTCCTACAGGCAAAACTAAGAAATGACAAACTTTCTTAATGTTTTAACTAAAAGCAACTTGAAAGAGTATTTAATTTTAACGGACTTCCATTAAAAAAGGCATAAAACTCAAACCACAATGAAAGATCAAATCTCTGTGTACCTGAGCAGCACTCTGAGAATGAGCCTTTCGACTCTGAGCAGGGAGaggaatttaaattaaaaaggagGTGCGAAAGTGGGTATTTCAAATGTGCTGCAGCCTTCGGAGACGAGGAAAGCGGAGGGGGGCGTTGAGATGCTAATTAAAATAACTGTTATGCAGTGCATGTAAATTCTGCATAGATTTGCATATTCTCGGCCATCTGTTTCCGAGCAACCGCAGAGCAGCTAATTAGCATACAGGGTTGATTAATCTGCCTCGTTGCCTGGCGACACCCGGAGAGCCTGGCTCATTTATATGAtttgcttgtgcatgtgtgagagcgGATGAGCATACCTCTGTTCAAACTTCATACGTTCACTTTAAAGCTTACAATTAAACTGTGTCGTTACACCAGAATAAAATTTTAAAATCGACAAAGAAGGCTCCtgctgcaaaaacagaaaaacaaaaagtcccGTGAGGTTAAGTTCGTGATGGTGTGCATCATGTGTTACCTGTTGGAGGAGGGCTTGTGCGTGTGCATTTGTGATTGGAACCGTCTGTCTCTGAAAGTCCAATCCATTGATTTGGATTCCTGAGGATAGAAATACGGTTCATGAGACATGCGCTCAGAAGAGCTCAGAGAcattatatatatgttaaacacaacattaatgAGGAACCGATACTGGAAACTCAGTAGAGGTAAATTAACAGAtttcaggtgaaaaaaaactgttaaaaacatgtttttacaagtGATAACACATTATGTACAGGTATAAAGGTTATAGAACTGGTGcttaaatctgtttaaatgcACGCTGTTGAATCatcataaaattaaatattaactcTGTGGGAGAACTAAAAACTCAAAGCACACATCAGCACATATCATTAATATTTTCGTAAGTCATCGCTACACAACAGAAATACAAAGCGGAGCACTGAAACGTCATTCAAACATTTGTGATCAGTGAATTACTGAGACAGAGCAAATTACTGTGATATTCAAGTTTCACAAGTGAGGGAAACAAAAGGAGAACTGCTCACAGGGATTTTAGAAAGCTGCCATCAGCTATTATTAAATGACCCAATAATCCAAAAAAGGTGCACAGGAGTGAGCATTCCCTAATAGTATCTGCAATGTTCATTTCAGTAGTGTATATAAAACCTGTTGAATGTCGCGGTAAAACATCCTGATTACATCCTagcaaaggaaaaaagaaataaaaatagacaaTCAAAAAAATCTGGAGGTCACTCACCAGTGTTCCCGTCACCAATTTCCATTGCACATTTAGTAGTTTCTGACTGATTATTCACTTTAGCATCTGGAAGAgccagacagagacagatagtGAGACACACTATCGccgataaaaacacaacacagcccTGTTACAGTTATTTGAGGGGTGGTCTCTCTTGTCGCCTGCATATTTTGCATAATTGCATGATTCTCAACATTAGCATTTTAATCATCATTCAAAGATTACCGAGCCAAAAGGAATCACCTAAACAAACCAACTCCATCTACAATCCCAGtgatagaagaaaaaaacaactgcccTAGCACATACATGCACTCAACTCGCATCAGTGACATTTTGAAGCAACCTGTGTCTCACACAGCAACGAAACCCAGCTGATCAAACACTCACCCACGACTGCTCCACCTGGGTTTTCCAGCATGGTTGCTGATCCTATCAAGGAAAATTGCCACCGCCGGGGCAAACCCACCGACAGGCTGTCCGgcactctgctcctcctcccactcttcACTCTCCACTGGTCAGCAGTGAGCAGAGTTCAATGCCAGCAGAGCTACACGCAGACACAGTGGCACTGTCCACCGCACGGTTCACTGAACAACACTGGGATACGCTCACCGTGAAAGCCAGCAGAGTTTAGGCAAACAGCTCTCCTTCCCTCGCTCTgcgctccctctcttttcttttcttatagCTCTGCCCCGCTCTCTTTACAGTGCCTCCACCgcactccctctctccatctctctctagTGTGCCAAGTCTGTCTGTACTTCAGAAAAAGTtcaccctctccttctcttGCTGGAATGAAAAAACGACGAATGCAGCTGGCGGCCTCCTCCAACTCTGCTGCACCCCCGCACCCTCCACCCCAACTCTATAATGAAGCATAATCAGTATTCAGCTGATTAAAGCCGTATGCAAATCTGCCCCTGCCTCGTTAGCAATGCAAGGCTTTGAAGTCCTGCGAGCTACGCATTTCACAACGGGCTCTGAAAGCTTTCTGCATAATTTAAACCCCTATAAATATTTATCAGCTCATTAGCATATTAATTGGATGGCTTTTGGAggacgataaaaaaaaaaaaaactggagaaTAAGGacgacacagaaaaaaaaagggtgaaaaAAAAGTGCTCAAACTAGCGCTTGGcgcagcagagggaggggaggcagCAGCACAAGACCAATTATTGTGCCAGTGCACGGCTAAAAAGTAATTAGCTAAGAGCAGGTACCAGGCCGAAAATATCCCAGAATGCAGTGTGAGGCCTGTCGGGGGTGGTCTGGGTGTGTTGGTAAAGTAGACTGCATTAATAGCACGTCCAAGACTGCTCGTTCAGAGAATCTCCAGGAGTCATGGAGACCAGACCTAACTGCTaaggagggtggaggaggacggaggggTGCGAGTGGGAGGGGGACTTGCTCAAACGGAAATAAATAACTCCACATTAATCCAACACAAGCCTGTCATTACTGCTAGACCCCCTGTGGCTAAAGCATTCCACAGCGAGCGACCACAGCGAGTGGGTGGCAGGCTTTTGCTGTCTATGTTTATGAAGTGCTTGGGGATTAGCATATTTAGATTAGCTTTACATTCCATTACTATTTCATTTTGGGGCCTTTTAAATTCATTTCCAGCATGCTCGGAGAGTTAAtacagcggggggggggcgctCTTGCTATGGCGCTGCACAGGTGTCTGGTGAATCAGAATGACTGGACTGGAATGCATGACTGTATTGGGGTCTACAGAG encodes the following:
- the pou2f1b gene encoding POU domain, class 2, transcription factor 1b isoform X6, producing the protein MADGGAASQDESSGPGIQINGLDFQRQTVPITNAHAQALLQQSKLEDSSALPASVQQSVLPQTQLMLAGGQIAGLTLTPVHQQLLIQQAQAQLLAAAVQQSANQQNSTTGASISASAATPISQLSQPIQITQIQPQNLPQFVLVQPGHHITAPHQFIISQSQPQPVFHSAGILQALRNLPPNQHNLLATQPNINLATQPATPPAATSIQSLHSQTPPKRLDTPTLEEPSDLEELEQFAKTFKQRRIKLGFTQGDVGLAMGKLYGNDFSQTTISRFEALNLSFKNMCKLKPLLEKWLNDAVCAENLTSDQALSSPSALGSPGMGIEGINRRRKKRTSIETNIRVALEKSFLEQNQKPTSEEITMIADQLNMEKEVIRVWFCNRRQKEKRINPPSSGGCGNPIKTLFTPSSPLVPSTASLVSSSTPTTLTVNPVMPLTSTSVSTLTFTGTTAGATNTASVISTSPMLTTASSPSLSPSPTILSTTAESKAITQAATIFSQAPTSIATTLGTGQVMVASPGLTAALQGAQLPTSASFAAMAAAAAGLNPGLMASSQFPQGGALLSLTANGLSPAFLSNSTLATIQALAANGTIPITSLDGGNLLFANTSGGNGPIMTFLNPQNLQNLSLLNNPVSLVSTGMGLQVDTHHQSTAAVPVQASTIPAASKAQ
- the pou2f1b gene encoding POU domain, class 2, transcription factor 1b isoform X1 translates to MADGGAASQDESSGPDAKVNNQSETTKCAMEIGDGNTGIQINGLDFQRQTVPITNAHAQALLQQSKLEDSSALPASVQQSVLPQTQLMLAGGQIAGLTLTPVHQQLLIQQAQAQLLAAAVQQSANQQNSTTGASISASAATPISQLSQPIQITQIQPQNLPQFVLVQPGHHITAPHQFIISQSQPQPVFHSAGILQALRNLPPNQHNLLATQPNINLATQPATPPAATSIQSLHSQTPPKRLDTPTLEEPSDLEELEQFAKTFKQRRIKLGFTQGDVGLAMGKLYGNDFSQTTISRFEALNLSFKNMCKLKPLLEKWLNDAVCAENLTSDQALSSPSALGSPGMGIEGINRRRKKRTSIETNIRVALEKSFLEQNQKPTSEEITMIADQLNMEKEVIRVWFCNRRQKEKRINPPSSGGCGNPIKTLFTPSSPLVPSTASLVSSSTPTTLTVNPVMPLTSTSVSTLTFTGTTAGATNTASVISTSPMLTTASSPSLSPSPTILSTTAESKAITQAATIFSQAPTSIATTLGTGQVMVASPGLTAALQGAQLPTSASFAAMAAAAAGLNPGLMASSQFPQGGALLSLTANGLSPAFLSNSTLATIQALAANGTIPITSLDGGNLLFANTSGGNGPIMTFLNPQNLQNLSLLNNPVSLVSTGMGLQVDTHHQSTAAVPVQASTIPAASKAQ
- the pou2f1b gene encoding POU domain, class 2, transcription factor 1b isoform X3 gives rise to the protein MLENPGGAVVDAKVNNQSETTKCAMEIGDGNTGIQINGLDFQRQTVPITNAHAQALLQQSKLEDSSALPASVQQSVLPQTQLMLAGGQIAGLTLTPVHQQLLIQQAQAQLLAAAVQQSANQQNSTTGASISASAATPISQLSQPIQITQIQPQNLPQFVLVQPGHHITAPHQFIISQSQPQPVFHSAGILQALRNLPPNQHNLLATQPNINLATQPATPPAATSIQSLHSQTPPKRLDTPTLEEPSDLEELEQFAKTFKQRRIKLGFTQGDVGLAMGKLYGNDFSQTTISRFEALNLSFKNMCKLKPLLEKWLNDAVCAENLTSDQALSSPSALGSPGMGIEGINRRRKKRTSIETNIRVALEKSFLEQNQKPTSEEITMIADQLNMEKEVIRVWFCNRRQKEKRINPPSSGGCGNPIKTLFTPSSPLVPSTASLVSSSTPTTLTVNPVMPLTSTSVSTLTFTGTTAGATNTASVISTSPMLTTASSPSLSPSPTILSTTAESKAITQAATIFSQAPTSIATTLGTGQVMVASPGLTAALQGAQLPTSASFAAMAAAAAGLNPGLMASSQFPQGGALLSLTANGLSPAFLSNSTLATIQALAANGTIPITSLDGGNLLFANTSGGNGPIMTFLNPQNLQNLSLLNNPVSLVSTGMGLQVDTHHQSTAAVPVQASTIPAASKAQ
- the pou2f1b gene encoding POU domain, class 2, transcription factor 1b isoform X4, which gives rise to MADGGAASQDESSGPDAKVNNQSETTKCAMEIGDGNTGIQINGLDFQRQTVPITNAHAQALLQQSKLEDSSALPASVQQSVLPQTQLMLAGGQIAGLTLTPVHQQLLIQQAQAQLLAAAVQQSANQQNSTTGASISASAATPISQLSQPIQITQIQPQNLPQFVLVQPGHHITAPHQFIISQSQPQPGILQALRNLPPNQHNLLATQPNINLATQPATPPAATSIQSLHSQTPPKRLDTPTLEEPSDLEELEQFAKTFKQRRIKLGFTQGDVGLAMGKLYGNDFSQTTISRFEALNLSFKNMCKLKPLLEKWLNDAVCAENLTSDQALSSPSALGSPGMGIEGINRRRKKRTSIETNIRVALEKSFLEQNQKPTSEEITMIADQLNMEKEVIRVWFCNRRQKEKRINPPSSGGCGNPIKTLFTPSSPLVPSTASLVSSSTPTTLTVNPVMPLTSTSVSTLTFTGTTAGATNTASVISTSPMLTTASSPSLSPSPTILSTTAESKAITQAATIFSQAPTSIATTLGTGQVMVASPGLTAALQGAQLPTSASFAAMAAAAAGLNPGLMASSQFPQGGALLSLTANGLSPAFLSNSTLATIQALAANGTIPITSLDGGNLLFANTSGGNGPIMTFLNPQNLQNLSLLNNPVSLVSTGMGLQVDTHHQSTAAVPVQASTIPAASKAQ
- the pou2f1b gene encoding POU domain, class 2, transcription factor 1b isoform X2, producing MADGGAASQDESSGPDAKVNNQSETTKCAMEIGDGNTGIQINGLDFQRQTVPITNAHAQALLQQSKLEDSSALPASVQQSVLPQTQLMLAGGQIAGLTLTPVHQQLLIQQAQAQLLAAAVQQSANQQNSTTGASISASAATPISQLSQPIQITQIQPQNLPQFVLVQPGHHITAPHQFIISQSQPQPVFHSAGILQALRNLPPNQHNLLATQPNINLATQPATPPAATSIQSLHSQTPPKRLDTPTLEEPSDLEELEQFAKTFKQRRIKLGFTQGDVGLAMGKLYGNDFSQTTISRFEALNLSFKNMCKLKPLLEKWLNDAVCAENLTSDQALSSPSALGSPGMGIEGINRRRKKRTSIETNIRVALEKSFLENQKPTSEEITMIADQLNMEKEVIRVWFCNRRQKEKRINPPSSGGCGNPIKTLFTPSSPLVPSTASLVSSSTPTTLTVNPVMPLTSTSVSTLTFTGTTAGATNTASVISTSPMLTTASSPSLSPSPTILSTTAESKAITQAATIFSQAPTSIATTLGTGQVMVASPGLTAALQGAQLPTSASFAAMAAAAAGLNPGLMASSQFPQGGALLSLTANGLSPAFLSNSTLATIQALAANGTIPITSLDGGNLLFANTSGGNGPIMTFLNPQNLQNLSLLNNPVSLVSTGMGLQVDTHHQSTAAVPVQASTIPAASKAQ
- the pou2f1b gene encoding POU domain, class 2, transcription factor 1b isoform X8, producing MADGGAASQDESSGPGIQINGLDFQRQTVPITNAHAQALLQQLTLTPVHQQLLIQQAQAQLLAAAVQQSANQQNSTTGASISASAATPISQLSQPIQITQIQPQNLPQFVLVQPGHHITAPHQFIISQSQPQPVFHSAGILQALRNLPPNQHNLLATQPNINLATQPATPPAATSIQSLHSQTPPKRLDTPTLEEPSDLEELEQFAKTFKQRRIKLGFTQGDVGLAMGKLYGNDFSQTTISRFEALNLSFKNMCKLKPLLEKWLNDAVCAENLTSDQALSSPSALGSPGMGIEGINRRRKKRTSIETNIRVALEKSFLEQNQKPTSEEITMIADQLNMEKEVIRVWFCNRRQKEKRINPPSSGGCGNPIKTLFTPSSPLVPSTASLVSSSTPTTLTVNPVMPLTSTSVSTLTFTGTTAGATNTASVISTSPMLTTASSPSLSPSPTILSTTAESKAITQAATIFSQAPTSIATTLGTGQVMVASPGLTAALQGAQLPTSASFAAMAAAAAGLNPGLMASSQFPQGGALLSLTANGLSPAFLSNSTLATIQALAANGTIPITSLDGGNLLFANTSGGNGPIMTFLNPQNLQNLSLLNNPVSLVSTGMGLQVDTHHQSTAAVPVQASTIPAASKAQ
- the pou2f1b gene encoding POU domain, class 2, transcription factor 1b isoform X9 translates to MADGGAASQDESSGPDAKVNNQSETTKCAMEIGDGNTGIQINGLDFQRQTVPITNAHAQALLQQLTLTPVHQQLLIQQAQAQLLAAAVQQSANQQNSTTGASISASAATPISQLSQPIQITQIQPQNLPQFVLVQPGHHITAPHQFIISQSQPQPALRNLPPNQHNLLATQPNINLATQPATPPAATSIQSLHSQTPPKRLDTPTLEEPSDLEELEQFAKTFKQRRIKLGFTQGDVGLAMGKLYGNDFSQTTISRFEALNLSFKNMCKLKPLLEKWLNDAVCAENLTSDQALSSPSALGSPGMGIEGINRRRKKRTSIETNIRVALEKSFLEQNQKPTSEEITMIADQLNMEKEVIRVWFCNRRQKEKRINPPSSGGCGNPIKTLFTPSSPLVPSTASLVSSSTPTTLTVNPVMPLTSTSVSTLTFTGTTAGATNTASVISTSPMLTTASSPSLSPSPTILSTTAESKAITQAATIFSQAPTSIATTLGTGQVMVASPGLTAALQGAQLPTSASFAAMAAAAAGLNPGLMASSQFPQGGALLSLTANGLSPAFLSNSTLATIQALAANGTIPITSLDGGNLLFANTSGGNGPIMTFLNPQNLQNLSLLNNPVSLVSTGMGLQVDTHHQSTAAVPVQASTIPAASKAQ
- the pou2f1b gene encoding POU domain, class 2, transcription factor 1b isoform X7, with product MADGGAASQDESSGPDAKVNNQSETTKCAMEIGDGNTGIQINGLDFQRQTVPITNAHAQALLQQLTLTPVHQQLLIQQAQAQLLAAAVQQSANQQNSTTGASISASAATPISQLSQPIQITQIQPQNLPQFVLVQPGHHITAPHQFIISQSQPQPVFHSAGILQALRNLPPNQHNLLATQPNINLATQPATPPAATSIQSLHSQTPPKRLDTPTLEEPSDLEELEQFAKTFKQRRIKLGFTQGDVGLAMGKLYGNDFSQTTISRFEALNLSFKNMCKLKPLLEKWLNDAVCAENLTSDQALSSPSALGSPGMGIEGINRRRKKRTSIETNIRVALEKSFLEQNQKPTSEEITMIADQLNMEKEVIRVWFCNRRQKEKRINPPSSGGCGNPIKTLFTPSSPLVPSTASLVSSSTPTTLTVNPVMPLTSTSVSTLTFTGTTAGATNTASVISTSPMLTTASSPSLSPSPTILSTTAESKAITQAATIFSQAPTSIATTLGTGQVMVASPGLTAALQGAQLPTSASFAAMAAAAAGLNPGLMASSQFPQGGALLSLTANGLSPAFLSNSTLATIQALAANGTIPITSLDGGNLLFANTSGGNGPIMTFLNPQNLQNLSLLNNPVSLVSTGMGLQVDTHHQSTAAVPVQASTIPAASKAQ
- the pou2f1b gene encoding POU domain, class 2, transcription factor 1b isoform X5 encodes the protein MADGGAASQDESSGPDAKVNNQSETTKCAMEIGDGNTGIQINGLDFQRQTVPITNAHAQALLQQSKLEDSSALPASVQQSVLPQTQLMLAGGQIAGLTLTPVHQQLLIQQAQAQLLAAAVQQSANQQNSTTGASISASAATPISQLSQPIQITQIQPQNLPQFVLVQPGHHITAPHQFIISQSQPQPALRNLPPNQHNLLATQPNINLATQPATPPAATSIQSLHSQTPPKRLDTPTLEEPSDLEELEQFAKTFKQRRIKLGFTQGDVGLAMGKLYGNDFSQTTISRFEALNLSFKNMCKLKPLLEKWLNDAVCAENLTSDQALSSPSALGSPGMGIEGINRRRKKRTSIETNIRVALEKSFLEQNQKPTSEEITMIADQLNMEKEVIRVWFCNRRQKEKRINPPSSGGCGNPIKTLFTPSSPLVPSTASLVSSSTPTTLTVNPVMPLTSTSVSTLTFTGTTAGATNTASVISTSPMLTTASSPSLSPSPTILSTTAESKAITQAATIFSQAPTSIATTLGTGQVMVASPGLTAALQGAQLPTSASFAAMAAAAAGLNPGLMASSQFPQGGALLSLTANGLSPAFLSNSTLATIQALAANGTIPITSLDGGNLLFANTSGGNGPIMTFLNPQNLQNLSLLNNPVSLVSTGMGLQVDTHHQSTAAVPVQASTIPAASKAQ